Part of the Thermodesulfobacteriota bacterium genome, GGGGGCGTCAAAGCGATTGTAGTGAACGGCACGGCTTTATAAGCAGTCCGGGGCTATAAAGAAGGGCGCGGCGAGTGCCGGGGGGTGTGGAGAGAAACGCGCGGCCGGCCGACCACGGCGACAGGGAGGGGCCTGGGGCTGTAGCGAGAATCGGTTCGTGGGTATCTAAAAGGAGCGCGCGAGTGCGAGGCGGCAAAGGGCCGGCTCGCATGAACTCTTCCGGAGTAGAGAAGGGAGAAGAAGGATGTTCACGAGTGAAGCCACGGCGGATTCCGGGAAACCTGAATCGGTAGCGGGCATGTGGCTTATATTGGGAGGGGAGGCCCGGAAGGGAATAGGGGGAGAATGTAAACTTGAGGAATACCGGCGGGCTAGAGCTGCCCCGGACCCGCCGGCTACAGTTGTTATTTCGAGTAGGTCAATGCTTGAAGTGTCTTACGCCGGTGAATACCATTGCGATCCCGTGCTCGTCAGCGGCGGCGACTATTTCACTGTCCCTTATCGAGCCCCCGGGCTGTGCTATGGCCGTAATACCCGCCTTGGCAGCCTCGTCTATACCGTCCCGGAAGGGGAAAAAGGCGTCCGAGGCGAGGACGGCGCCCTGCGTCGGAATCGCGGCCTTCATTGTCGCGATCTTAACGGAGTCCACCCTGCTCATCTGGCCGGCCCCTATTCCCACCGTTTGTCCCTTACGGGCGAAGACTATGGCATTCGACTTTACGTGCTTGCAGACCTTCCAGGCGAACTTGAGGGCCTCTAATTCCTCGTCGGTAGGCTGGCGCTGCGTCTCTACCTTCATATAGCGGAAATCGTTTTCTACGCCGGTGTCCCTGTCCTGTATGAGCGCGCCGCCCACTACCTTCTTGAAATCGAGCCCGGGCTTCACGTGGCCGTCGAGCGCCGGGGACTTCATTACGCGGAGGTTACCCTTGCTCGCCAGCACCTGGAGCGCCTTTTCGGAGTATCCCGGAGCGATTACGACTTCGAGGAACATGTTGGCGAGCTCGGAGGCCGTGACCTCGTCTACCTCCCTGTTAAACGCCACTATTCCCCCGAAGGCGCTCACCGGGTCGCACTCCTTTGCCTTGAGGAATGCCCCCACCAGGCTCTCGTCCGTCGCTACGCCGCAGGGGTTATTGTGCTTAACGATGACGCACGCCGTTTCGGTGAAGTCCTTCACAGCCTCGAACGCGGCGTCGGTGTCGTAGATGTTATTGAGCGAGAGCTCCTTTCCCTGGATCTGTGCCGAATTGGAAACGCACGGCTCCTCCACGCCCGGTATAACGTAGAAAGAACCTTCCTGGTGCGGGTTCTCGCCGTACCTGAGCTTCATCCTCTTTTCGAGGTGAAGCGTCATGCTCGAAGGGAACTTGCCGAAGCTGCCGTCGGCCTCTATCGCGCCAAGGTAATTCGAGATGGCGGCGTCGTATCTGGCTATGTACGAGAACGCCTTTACCGCGAGCCTGAAATTCGTCTCGGGCGTTATGCCGCCCTTGTTCTTTTTGAGCTCTTTCAGTATGTCCTTGTAGTCCTCGGGGTGCGTTACGATCGACGTGAAGTGATAGTTCTTCGCGGCCGCCCTCAGCATCGTCGGCCCCCCGATGTCGATGTTCTCTATGGCCTCGGCGAGCGAGACGCCGCTCTTTTTGATTACCTCTTCGAACGGGTAAAGATTGACGACGACCATGTCGATGGGCTCGATCTTGTTCTCCTTCATCTGTCCTATATGGACCTCGTCGTCCCTGAGAGCCAGTATGCCGCCGTGGATTACCGGGTGGAGGGTTTTGACCCTGCCTCCGAGTATTTCGGGGAAGCCTGTGAATTCCGATATGTCCTTCACCTCGACCCCACCGTCACGTAGCCATTTCGCGGTCCCTCCGGTGGAAAGTATCTCCACCTCGTAGTCCTGGAGGCCCTTTGCAAAGTTGCTTATGCCCTCCTTGTCGGAAACACTTATTATGACTCTCCGTATCTTGTTCATCGGTTATGGCTCCTCGCTAGAGTAATTTGTCCGGGATGCTGTCCGGCAGTCCGTCCCGAATCGCGGAATATTGTCATTCCCGGGATGGCGGCTGAAAACCTATATTGTAGCGGAATGGCGGTAAATTCCAATAGAGAGAGGGCGGCCGTGAATCCCGGCGCGCCGCGGCAGTTTTGTGATTCACCCGATTCTTACGTATAATCTTTTCAATCTGCCCGATGGGGGTTAGAATTTATCCAGTATTATCAACCGGTTTAATTTAGTAACAGGATTGTCGGGAGACCGTACATATGCGGAATCAGAAAGCCTTGAGCTTCAGAGTAGGCCTATTCGTCTTAATAACCCTGAGCCTGTTCGTGCTGATTGTATTCTTTCTTTCGGGCGAGCAGCGCTTCTTCGAGAAGAGCTATACGCTGACTACGACTTTCGCTAATACGGCGGGCCTCATAAAGGGCGCAGCGGTCAGGCTATCGGGCGTAAGGATAGGGGCGGTAACGGACATCGACTTCGCCGAGCAGCCCGTAGGCGACAAGGCAATCAACGTCGTCATGAAAATAAACAAAGACGGCATGGAAAGACTGAACCCCGACTCGAGGGCGACAATAAGGACCGAGGGGCTTCTCGGTGATAAATATATCGAGATAGTCCCCGGCACTCAGCCCCCGCTGGCCAAGCTGCCCGACACGCTTGCGATCGAGAGCCAGACCCCTGTAGAGTTTTCGAGCATAATCGGACAGTCGGGCGACCTGCTTACAAATATTATCAGCATTTCGGAAAGCCTCGACAAAATAGTAAAAGCCTTCGGACAGCAGGAGAATATAGAGAACATAAACCAGACCATACTTTCCGTGAGGCGGAGCTCCGAGGCCATTCAGAAGAACCTCGAAGCGATAGAGACCAATAACGGTATATTGAATACGATGATATACGGCGAGAAAGACGCTTCGGGCAAGAAGATAGACGAAAACGCCATAGTAAAACTCAACAGGGCTGTAACAAAGCTCGACAAGCTCATAAACGAGATAAATACCGGCGACGGGGCGCTCCACGATCTCATTTACAACGAAGAACTCTCGGGCGACATAAACAGCACCTTCGCCAACATCAAAACCGCGACGGCCGGGCTTAACGGAGAAGACGGGGTTGTAACCGAGCTCAAGGAGATCATGACGAACTTCAAGGAAATCTCCGAGATGCTGAAGGGCGGCGAGGGGACTCTCGGCGCGCTTCTCATAGACCCGAGCGTTTACGACAGCTTGAAGGGCATATTGGGCGAAGCGGAGAGGAGCAGGTTCGTCCGCGCCGCAGTCAGGTATTACATCGAGCAGGGTAAGGAAAACAGCGATTCGGACAACGATAAAGATCCATCCGCGCCGAATTAACAGCCTCTAGCGACGTACCGGCAACCCGATTTATTTGGCTGACATCCCGGCCTGGGCAAAGCCGGCCGATACGGTACCCCTTAAAGCCTCGACGTCGCGGGCGGGCGGGGCCCCGAACATTCTCGTATATTCCCGGCTGAAATGTGACGGACTTTTATAGCCGACGCGATGCGCGGCGTTTTCGGCGCTTAGACCCTCGGAAAGCATTATACGCCTCGCTTCGAGGAGGCGGAGATGCTTCCGGTATTGGAGCGGGCTCATGGCGGTCATTTCCTTGAAATGGTAATGAAACGAGGAGGGGCTCATGTATGCAAGCTCCGCCATATCCTCGATTCGCATAGCCTCCGGGATGTTCTCCTTTAGAGTCTGAATCACCTTCGCTATGCGTTCCGCATGGCTTCCGTTAACGGCGATCTGCGCGATTCTTTTTCCCTGCGCCCCGCTGAGGAGCCGGTAGCATATCTCGCGCGTTATCATCGGCGCGACGAGGGGAATATCCCCCGGCGCATCGAGAAGCCTCACGAGCCTTAGGACGGCGTCGGTCAGCGCCCCGTCGAGCTTGTCGACGAAGAGGCCGCGAGCGGTGCCGCCCCCCGCGAGGGCCGGCCCCCGGTCCATCTGCGTAATGAGCTCGCCGATATGCTTGGGGTCGATGTCTATCTGGAGGGAAAGATACGGCCTCTCGGGCGAGGCCTCTGTAACCTGCCCCGTAGCCGGGAGGCTGACCGATACCACGAGATACTCCGAGGGCTCGTAGCGGTAAATTTCGCCTTCGAGCATGACTTCCTTTTTACCCTGTACGATGACGCAGAATGACGGGCTGTAGACTACCGGCATCTTCATGCTCGGGCTCGACGATCTTATGCACCGGACGCCGGGTATGCCGGTATCGTGGATACCGTCTTCCCTGGAGTATTTGTCAATTAATTCTATAAGCTCTTTACGCTGAAATTCGTCCATG contains:
- the purH gene encoding bifunctional phosphoribosylaminoimidazolecarboxamide formyltransferase/IMP cyclohydrolase, giving the protein MNKIRRVIISVSDKEGISNFAKGLQDYEVEILSTGGTAKWLRDGGVEVKDISEFTGFPEILGGRVKTLHPVIHGGILALRDDEVHIGQMKENKIEPIDMVVVNLYPFEEVIKKSGVSLAEAIENIDIGGPTMLRAAAKNYHFTSIVTHPEDYKDILKELKKNKGGITPETNFRLAVKAFSYIARYDAAISNYLGAIEADGSFGKFPSSMTLHLEKRMKLRYGENPHQEGSFYVIPGVEEPCVSNSAQIQGKELSLNNIYDTDAAFEAVKDFTETACVIVKHNNPCGVATDESLVGAFLKAKECDPVSAFGGIVAFNREVDEVTASELANMFLEVVIAPGYSEKALQVLASKGNLRVMKSPALDGHVKPGLDFKKVVGGALIQDRDTGVENDFRYMKVETQRQPTDEELEALKFAWKVCKHVKSNAIVFARKGQTVGIGAGQMSRVDSVKIATMKAAIPTQGAVLASDAFFPFRDGIDEAAKAGITAIAQPGGSIRDSEIVAAADEHGIAMVFTGVRHFKH
- a CDS encoding MlaD family protein → MRNQKALSFRVGLFVLITLSLFVLIVFFLSGEQRFFEKSYTLTTTFANTAGLIKGAAVRLSGVRIGAVTDIDFAEQPVGDKAINVVMKINKDGMERLNPDSRATIRTEGLLGDKYIEIVPGTQPPLAKLPDTLAIESQTPVEFSSIIGQSGDLLTNIISISESLDKIVKAFGQQENIENINQTILSVRRSSEAIQKNLEAIETNNGILNTMIYGEKDASGKKIDENAIVKLNRAVTKLDKLINEINTGDGALHDLIYNEELSGDINSTFANIKTATAGLNGEDGVVTELKEIMTNFKEISEMLKGGEGTLGALLIDPSVYDSLKGILGEAERSRFVRAAVRYYIEQGKENSDSDNDKDPSAPN
- a CDS encoding AraC family transcriptional regulator, with protein sequence MDEFQRKELIELIDKYSREDGIHDTGIPGVRCIRSSSPSMKMPVVYSPSFCVIVQGKKEVMLEGEIYRYEPSEYLVVSVSLPATGQVTEASPERPYLSLQIDIDPKHIGELITQMDRGPALAGGGTARGLFVDKLDGALTDAVLRLVRLLDAPGDIPLVAPMITREICYRLLSGAQGKRIAQIAVNGSHAERIAKVIQTLKENIPEAMRIEDMAELAYMSPSSFHYHFKEMTAMSPLQYRKHLRLLEARRIMLSEGLSAENAAHRVGYKSPSHFSREYTRMFGAPPARDVEALRGTVSAGFAQAGMSAK